From the Candidatus Methanoplasma cognatum genome, one window contains:
- a CDS encoding HAD-IIA family hydrolase has protein sequence MRPSGLMIDMDGTIYKGGDVIPGAKEFTEFLTEEKIPFVFLTNNSSHTREYYFDKLRSMGFGIGKERILTSTIATARFIRERRAGKRAFVIAAPDVAKEIEDLGIASDDEDPDIVLLTFDRTITFDKINKAYHHIMNGAELIATHPDDLCPTEDSYDVDIGQFIRMLSYLTGTTPVIIGKPSGLMLEMAAGEMGVEKNNTMMIGDRLYTDMKMASNAGIASVLVLTGEAKASDLEDMETKPTHVIGSVADMPELLRRISNTE, from the coding sequence TTGAGACCTTCCGGGCTGATGATAGACATGGACGGTACCATCTACAAAGGCGGAGACGTCATACCCGGAGCAAAAGAGTTCACAGAATTCCTCACCGAAGAGAAGATACCGTTCGTCTTTCTGACCAACAATTCTTCGCATACGAGGGAATACTATTTCGATAAGCTGAGGTCGATGGGATTCGGCATCGGCAAAGAGCGCATCCTCACTTCGACCATAGCCACGGCCAGATTCATCAGGGAAAGGAGGGCCGGAAAGAGGGCGTTCGTTATTGCGGCCCCGGATGTGGCCAAAGAGATAGAGGATCTCGGGATCGCAAGCGATGATGAAGACCCGGACATAGTCCTTCTGACTTTCGACAGGACCATCACCTTTGACAAGATCAACAAGGCATATCACCACATAATGAACGGCGCCGAACTGATAGCCACCCACCCGGACGACCTGTGCCCGACGGAGGATTCGTATGACGTGGATATAGGGCAGTTCATCCGTATGCTCTCTTACCTCACAGGAACAACCCCAGTGATCATCGGCAAGCCGAGCGGGCTGATGCTGGAGATGGCCGCAGGCGAGATGGGAGTCGAGAAGAACAATACAATGATGATAGGCGACCGGTTGTATACGGACATGAAGATGGCATCCAATGCCGGTATCGCCTCCGTTCTGGTGCTCACCGGCGAGGCCAAGGCGTCCGACCTCGAGGATATGGAAACAAAGCCAACGCATGTCATAGGGTCGGTGGCCGACATGCCGGAACTCCTGCGGAGGATAAGCAATACGGAGTGA
- a CDS encoding NAD(P)/FAD-dependent oxidoreductase → MRTDILVVGSGPAGATAAKYAAAKGARVIMIERRPEVGVPVRCGEMMPSNEEIIKMFPNAGDIASLFDMPKNLRSREIEGIKLIDPKGKERLLDFSGYTTDRDAFDKHLVSEAEKEGAELITGCLFKKTQGGKALTSSGEIEYDVIIGADGPGSKVAKAFGLPKNSDPYPAVTAQAKGDFEPYVQMFFGGIAPGAYGWIIPKKGQANVGVGLSPKFAPGTVSEHFEKFREKHDFNVITRLEGKYVPSRGMLPGLVSGNGMIVGDAAGQVIPVNGGGLPLALIAGKVCGEVAGDNIINDRSLTDYQNECMRIFRKPLRIATSNKRLADVLAFGSDRRTEICMSILGTRRMGNLIRCKRIFP, encoded by the coding sequence ATGAGAACGGATATTCTGGTCGTAGGGTCCGGACCCGCAGGAGCGACGGCGGCAAAATATGCCGCCGCAAAAGGGGCGAGGGTGATCATGATTGAAAGGAGGCCGGAGGTCGGCGTTCCGGTAAGGTGCGGCGAGATGATGCCCTCTAATGAGGAGATAATCAAAATGTTCCCGAATGCGGGGGACATAGCCTCTCTGTTCGATATGCCGAAGAATCTTAGATCAAGGGAGATCGAAGGGATAAAGCTCATAGATCCAAAAGGGAAGGAAAGGCTTCTGGATTTCAGCGGGTACACAACGGACAGGGACGCTTTTGACAAACACCTCGTGTCCGAGGCGGAGAAGGAAGGTGCGGAACTGATCACCGGCTGTCTTTTCAAGAAGACACAGGGAGGAAAGGCGCTGACGTCCTCAGGCGAAATAGAATATGACGTGATCATCGGTGCGGACGGCCCTGGTTCAAAGGTCGCTAAGGCCTTCGGCCTTCCGAAGAACAGCGACCCGTACCCGGCGGTCACCGCCCAGGCGAAAGGCGATTTTGAACCGTATGTTCAGATGTTCTTCGGCGGGATCGCGCCGGGAGCATACGGCTGGATAATCCCTAAGAAAGGTCAGGCGAATGTCGGTGTGGGACTATCCCCTAAATTTGCGCCCGGAACGGTAAGCGAACATTTCGAGAAGTTCAGGGAGAAGCATGACTTCAATGTCATAACAAGGCTCGAAGGCAAATACGTCCCGAGCAGGGGAATGCTGCCCGGGCTGGTGTCCGGCAACGGCATGATCGTCGGAGACGCCGCCGGCCAGGTGATACCCGTCAACGGCGGGGGGTTGCCGCTTGCCCTAATCGCGGGAAAGGTCTGCGGCGAGGTCGCCGGAGATAATATCATCAACGACCGCAGTCTGACGGATTATCAGAATGAATGCATGAGGATATTCCGCAAGCCTCTCAGGATCGCCACGAGCAACAAAAGACTCGCGGACGTATTGGCCTTCGGATCCGACAGGAGGACAGAGATATGCATGAGCATCCTCGGCACAAGGCGCATGGGCAACCTCATCAGGTGCAAGCGCATATTCCCATGA
- a CDS encoding nucleic acid-binding protein, translated as MLILDSSALFSMEGLPDEEFLCPPGVVDELAKHDDRRIDLWGDLLRISDCTKESVEKVTEIARKSGDLGRLSPVDITVLALALDTGGAILTDDYSIQNVSRIMGIPFRPVGMAAIKKVEKWNYRCIGCGKWFKEKIDECPICGSGMKAHRKR; from the coding sequence ATGCTAATCTTGGACAGTTCGGCGCTTTTTTCGATGGAAGGGTTGCCCGATGAGGAGTTCCTATGTCCTCCCGGCGTCGTCGACGAGCTTGCTAAGCATGACGACAGGAGGATAGATCTTTGGGGGGACCTCCTCAGGATCTCCGACTGCACAAAGGAATCTGTCGAAAAGGTGACCGAAATCGCCAGAAAAAGCGGCGACCTCGGGAGGCTGTCGCCCGTTGACATCACTGTGCTGGCTCTTGCGCTTGACACCGGAGGGGCCATACTTACAGACGACTATTCCATCCAGAACGTGTCCCGCATCATGGGGATCCCTTTCAGGCCGGTCGGGATGGCCGCGATAAAGAAAGTGGAAAAATGGAACTACCGGTGCATAGGGTGCGGAAAGTGGTTCAAAGAAAAGATCGACGAGTGCCCGATCTGCGGCTCCGGGATGAAAGCGCACAGAAAACGATGA
- a CDS encoding glyoxalase — translation MKFHSPMIIVADIEKSKNFYKDVLSETISLDLGAYVVMGGFAMMARDTWKEQTKDSLVPDKNTARCFELYFEESRFDDFVAGLQKNTEVRGFQPLTEAPWGQRTVRFLDPDGHVVEVSEPMDEVVKRLLASGMTPQEVSEKSMMPIEFVLECEAERGKAKR, via the coding sequence ATGAAGTTTCACAGCCCAATGATCATCGTCGCAGACATAGAGAAGAGCAAGAATTTTTACAAAGACGTCCTAAGCGAGACAATATCGCTGGATCTGGGCGCATATGTCGTCATGGGCGGTTTCGCTATGATGGCACGGGACACGTGGAAAGAGCAGACAAAAGACAGCCTCGTTCCGGATAAAAACACCGCACGCTGTTTCGAACTTTATTTCGAGGAGAGCAGATTCGACGACTTCGTCGCGGGGTTGCAAAAGAACACCGAGGTCAGAGGGTTCCAGCCGCTCACCGAGGCGCCATGGGGGCAGCGTACCGTCCGTTTCCTCGACCCCGACGGCCATGTGGTCGAAGTATCGGAGCCGATGGATGAAGTGGTCAAGAGGTTGCTCGCGTCCGGCATGACCCCGCAAGAGGTCTCCGAAAAATCGATGATGCCCATCGAGTTCGTGTTGGAGTGCGAGGCGGAGCGCGGCAAAGCCAAGCGATGA
- a CDS encoding CDP-2,3-bis-(O-geranylgeranyl)-sn-glycerol synthase, whose product MDIAEVILIMLNGLWLFIPAMLPNSAAAAVGGGAKIDFGRMWRGKRILGDGKTWRGLFGGGFAGVLIGLIMIAAASLWDSENYWGFGSFWGNVGILFCLSFGAILGDLMGAFIKRRLGMERGQKAPVLDQYDFVFGAFLVTAVFFPGWVYSMFIEGWHIAALIFILALMFVIHRGVNIIGYKLGFKKEPW is encoded by the coding sequence ATGGATATCGCCGAAGTTATTCTGATAATGCTCAACGGCCTGTGGCTGTTCATACCCGCAATGCTCCCCAATTCAGCGGCCGCTGCCGTGGGCGGCGGCGCGAAGATCGACTTCGGAAGGATGTGGAGAGGGAAGAGGATACTCGGAGACGGAAAGACCTGGAGGGGCCTGTTCGGAGGAGGCTTCGCAGGCGTCCTCATCGGACTTATAATGATCGCCGCCGCGTCCCTGTGGGATTCGGAGAACTACTGGGGTTTCGGGTCATTCTGGGGCAACGTCGGGATATTGTTCTGTCTTTCATTCGGAGCCATACTGGGGGATCTTATGGGGGCGTTCATAAAAAGAAGGCTCGGAATGGAAAGAGGCCAGAAAGCGCCCGTGCTGGATCAGTATGATTTCGTGTTCGGAGCCTTTCTGGTAACGGCCGTGTTCTTCCCCGGTTGGGTGTACTCGATGTTCATCGAAGGTTGGCACATAGCGGCGTTGATATTCATACTGGCACTTATGTTCGTCATACACAGAGGCGTTAATATAATAGGATATAAACTCGGTTTCAAGAAGGAACCCTGGTGA
- a CDS encoding NADH-quinone oxidoreductase subunit N yields the protein MIDSTIVTTIFGDFAPLAPMIILMIGALIMPAVFFGTKRKDVVTIVTIAVILISAFFNLLMMAGGYEGLYPDSIADPTLYTLFTYDTFAGVMILLFQVVAFLTALVTVSSSETTRMHYGAFNSLLLAAVVGMMFVATANDLITIFIGVELASIASYVLVAMKRSDPRAAEAAVKYVIIGGMSTALTLYGLSMLYGIAGTTNISEIALELVAQGELSWAFGIAVITMVAGFGFKIAAVPFHMWAPDVYEGAATPVSMFLGTGSKKVGFVALFKIFLVIFVIANAVNFDMIEVQYMFAIIAAITMTVGNVVAIAQNNIKRMLAYSSIAQAGYILIVMAVATDYALSSGLFYMFAHVFMKGGAFLVVGALITVGIGEKISDYRGLSKRAPFIAAAMMLFLFALAGIPFTAGFTGKLFLFSSAIYDNGVMTQWIWLAFIAILNSAISLYYYTRVVRTMFIDIGETTERIKIPKTFTAAIAFCLAFVLILGVYPQLIMDFCAEAASALLS from the coding sequence GTGATAGACAGTACCATAGTAACAACAATATTCGGGGATTTCGCCCCACTGGCGCCCATGATCATCCTGATGATAGGCGCGCTGATAATGCCGGCGGTGTTCTTCGGCACGAAGAGAAAGGATGTTGTGACGATAGTCACCATAGCAGTGATCCTGATATCGGCATTCTTCAACCTACTGATGATGGCCGGTGGATATGAAGGACTATATCCCGATTCCATCGCAGACCCGACACTCTATACGCTATTCACTTACGACACGTTCGCCGGCGTGATGATACTGCTGTTCCAGGTAGTGGCGTTCCTCACCGCTTTGGTCACCGTATCGAGCAGTGAGACGACCAGGATGCACTATGGCGCATTCAACTCGCTGCTGCTTGCGGCGGTGGTCGGGATGATGTTCGTCGCCACCGCGAATGATCTGATAACGATCTTCATCGGGGTCGAGCTGGCAAGTATTGCCTCTTACGTACTGGTGGCAATGAAGAGGAGCGACCCGAGAGCGGCAGAAGCGGCCGTCAAATACGTCATCATCGGCGGGATGTCGACAGCCCTGACACTATATGGTCTGTCAATGCTCTACGGCATTGCCGGGACCACCAACATATCGGAGATCGCACTTGAGCTTGTTGCGCAAGGAGAATTAAGCTGGGCGTTCGGCATTGCTGTGATAACGATGGTCGCGGGCTTCGGATTCAAGATCGCGGCGGTCCCCTTCCATATGTGGGCGCCGGATGTGTACGAGGGAGCGGCGACGCCGGTGTCGATGTTCCTCGGGACCGGATCGAAGAAAGTCGGTTTCGTGGCGCTGTTCAAGATCTTCCTGGTGATATTCGTCATCGCAAACGCGGTGAACTTCGACATGATAGAAGTTCAGTACATGTTCGCGATAATCGCGGCGATCACGATGACGGTCGGAAACGTCGTAGCGATAGCTCAGAATAATATCAAGAGGATGCTCGCATACTCTAGCATAGCTCAAGCAGGTTACATCCTCATAGTGATGGCGGTCGCGACCGATTACGCACTGTCCTCCGGTCTGTTCTACATGTTCGCACATGTGTTCATGAAAGGCGGAGCGTTCTTGGTGGTGGGCGCGCTGATAACAGTTGGAATAGGAGAGAAGATCTCAGACTACCGCGGTTTGTCCAAGAGGGCACCTTTCATTGCTGCTGCAATGATGCTGTTCCTCTTCGCTCTGGCTGGCATACCCTTTACGGCGGGATTCACAGGAAAGTTATTCCTGTTCTCGTCAGCCATATATGATAACGGTGTGATGACCCAATGGATATGGCTCGCGTTCATCGCGATACTGAACTCCGCGATCTCTCTGTACTATTACACGAGGGTAGTGAGGACCATGTTCATCGACATAGGGGAAACGACCGAGAGGATCAAGATACCGAAGACGTTCACGGCGGCAATCGCGTTCTGTCTGGCATTTGTCCTCATACTTGGTGTATATCCTCAGCTTATCATGGACTTCTGCGCAGAGGCGGCGTCGGCACTGCTAAGTTAA
- the pyrE gene encoding orotate phosphoribosyltransferase codes for MSEISRALEECGALQYGEFTLASGAKSDYYINIKKASTNPKVLYLISQLMAEKLQTENLRPDRIAGVVLGSIPLAAALSMATGIPYVMVRKEQKDHGTKELIEGDIEPGDRVLVVEDVITTAGSSIKAISLLRESGAAVSDVLTVVDREGGGKESLEKIGVSLISLVKGSEIVKGRK; via the coding sequence ATGAGCGAGATTTCAAGAGCACTTGAGGAATGCGGGGCGCTTCAGTACGGGGAGTTCACGCTGGCGTCCGGAGCGAAGAGCGATTACTACATTAACATAAAGAAAGCGAGCACTAACCCGAAAGTGCTCTATCTGATATCCCAGCTCATGGCTGAGAAGTTGCAGACCGAGAACCTGCGTCCTGACAGAATAGCCGGGGTGGTCCTCGGATCCATACCGCTGGCGGCCGCACTCTCAATGGCGACCGGCATCCCGTATGTCATGGTCAGGAAGGAGCAGAAGGACCACGGCACAAAGGAGCTGATAGAAGGGGATATTGAGCCGGGGGACAGGGTGCTCGTGGTGGAGGATGTGATAACCACCGCAGGTTCCAGCATCAAGGCCATATCTCTCCTGAGGGAGAGCGGTGCGGCCGTCAGCGACGTACTGACCGTGGTGGACAGAGAAGGCGGCGGGAAAGAGAGCCTGGAAAAGATAGGGGTTTCGCTAATATCCCTTGTAAAGGGTTCAGAAATCGTGAAGGGAAGGAAATGA
- a CDS encoding polyprenyl synthetase family protein: protein MDELWHSSISEDLEKVERLMMDTVRSKNQELTEICRYVLGSNGKRIRPSMCLLSHRACGGKEIRKAIDVATAIEIIHNATLIHDDINDRGDLRRGAQAAYKKYSVGKSIIAGDFMFATGYRLIGTASPEVVDYIVEASAAMGAGEFEQKDLEHSVGATEEEYMKIIEGKTAKLIECGAKIGAFLAGVDGETIYNTGEFAFRTGMAFQIVDDILDVTGDEGKTGKRIGSDIMEGKPTLPTIYAMQDPVHGGAVKELFSKRELEWSEVSEAIALIKKTDAVPRCFEKAKSIAKASIPFLDGIDDSPYKRSLIGLSNFIVDRNR from the coding sequence ATGGATGAGCTCTGGCATTCTTCTATCTCTGAGGATCTGGAAAAAGTAGAGAGACTTATGATGGATACCGTAAGGTCCAAAAACCAGGAACTCACCGAGATATGCAGATATGTCCTAGGTTCGAACGGTAAGAGGATAAGGCCGTCCATGTGTCTGCTCTCGCACCGCGCATGCGGCGGAAAGGAGATCAGAAAAGCGATAGACGTCGCGACCGCCATCGAGATAATCCACAACGCCACACTCATCCATGATGACATCAACGACCGCGGCGACCTCAGAAGAGGGGCTCAGGCCGCATACAAGAAGTATTCTGTTGGAAAATCTATCATTGCGGGCGATTTCATGTTCGCCACCGGATATAGGCTCATCGGCACGGCGTCCCCGGAGGTTGTGGACTACATAGTCGAAGCATCCGCCGCGATGGGTGCCGGCGAATTTGAACAGAAGGATCTCGAGCACAGCGTCGGGGCGACAGAAGAAGAATACATGAAAATAATCGAAGGGAAGACCGCAAAGCTGATAGAGTGCGGCGCGAAGATAGGCGCGTTCCTGGCAGGGGTTGACGGCGAAACGATCTACAACACAGGAGAGTTCGCCTTCCGTACAGGCATGGCATTCCAGATCGTGGACGACATTCTGGATGTGACCGGCGACGAAGGAAAGACGGGGAAAAGGATCGGCAGCGACATAATGGAAGGGAAGCCGACGCTTCCTACGATATATGCAATGCAGGACCCAGTCCACGGCGGCGCGGTAAAGGAGCTGTTCAGTAAAAGGGAGCTGGAGTGGTCGGAAGTGTCCGAGGCGATAGCGCTGATAAAGAAGACCGACGCCGTACCGAGATGCTTTGAAAAAGCGAAAAGCATCGCAAAGGCCTCGATACCTTTCCTCGACGGTATTGACGACTCCCCGTACAAAAGATCCCTGATCGGTCTTTCAAATTTTATCGTGGACCGCAACAGGTGA
- a CDS encoding MmcQ/YjbR family DNA-binding protein: MTGDRFMGYPWLEEYCVSKKGAAKELKEEWGAIRYTVGGKMFAMQGNDGTGRPIITLKLVPAEGLLLRGQYEDITAGYYMNKDHWNSLYLDGSVPEDVLRDMIDKSYAILFDSLPKKVQNEIKQAAHLKP, translated from the coding sequence ATGACGGGGGACAGGTTCATGGGCTATCCGTGGTTAGAAGAGTACTGCGTGTCGAAAAAAGGCGCGGCAAAGGAGCTCAAAGAGGAATGGGGAGCGATAAGGTACACAGTCGGCGGTAAAATGTTCGCAATGCAGGGCAACGACGGCACGGGCAGACCGATAATAACGTTGAAACTGGTGCCCGCGGAAGGACTTCTTCTTCGCGGACAATATGAGGACATCACGGCAGGATACTATATGAACAAAGACCATTGGAACTCCCTCTACCTCGACGGCTCTGTGCCAGAGGATGTCCTTCGGGACATGATCGACAAGTCTTATGCGATCCTTTTTGACTCGCTGCCAAAGAAAGTTCAGAATGAAATAAAACAAGCCGCGCACCTCAAACCATGA
- a CDS encoding uracil-DNA glycosylase codes for MRPDPDCRLCGLCELRTKIVLPSGDLNSPVVFVGEAPGEREDILGRPFVGRSGKLLDAIMEEEGVDRSKVMITNTVKCRPPDNRDPTKEEMEACRPFLDHELSGRKVIIGLGKSACRDLLGYEGKMSAIANTKMSIKIMGKDVLFIPTYHPAACIYSRESRDALRTTMRILREEYLEG; via the coding sequence ATGAGACCAGACCCTGACTGCAGATTGTGCGGGCTTTGCGAGCTCCGCACGAAGATCGTCCTCCCGAGCGGAGATCTGAATTCTCCCGTGGTGTTCGTAGGCGAGGCCCCCGGGGAGAGGGAGGACATTCTCGGGAGACCATTCGTGGGGAGGTCGGGAAAGCTTCTGGACGCGATAATGGAAGAGGAAGGAGTGGACCGATCGAAAGTGATGATCACCAACACGGTCAAGTGCCGCCCTCCTGACAACAGGGACCCGACGAAAGAGGAGATGGAGGCATGCCGCCCGTTCCTGGATCACGAATTATCGGGGAGGAAGGTCATCATCGGTCTGGGGAAATCGGCGTGCCGCGACCTTTTAGGCTATGAAGGAAAGATGTCCGCCATAGCGAACACGAAGATGTCGATAAAGATCATGGGGAAAGATGTTCTGTTCATACCGACATATCATCCTGCGGCCTGCATATACAGCAGAGAGTCCAGAGACGCGCTCAGGACAACAATGAGGATCCTGAGGGAAGAGTACCTGGAGGGATGA